A stretch of the Candidatus Tectomicrobia bacterium genome encodes the following:
- a CDS encoding acyl-CoA/acyl-ACP dehydrogenase, whose product MQYPFTDEQLALAQLTKDFMEKEVVPAAAELDRKPDPRDCYPAELIRKASKLGLRTLVVPEAYGGIGADTPTKTLCLWTGAQIEIGTIKCLSQCWKVSNVLFKMGNEDQKQRWGKAFVEDDDFVGAILMTEPDYGSDNLLRQPDPKLGLKMSAVKDGDYWVLNGAKRFNSLSPWAKVLIVFVRTDPTKPVHQGSSVFLVPGDAEGLTHGQVHDKLGYRLYPNGETFFDNVRVHERDMLGPLNGGYATQAAIFRGSAELPACNTGICRGLWSFCHRHAKDRVQGGVPIIEHPTVRHMLAEMLMNIEVAEQFMWRICWGVENDESYNTRMTRYGKVFSDQVAMKTIYLATDILAGIGIMKESPSEKMIRDLITFLHGDGTDSMTLLRAAQTMDQPL is encoded by the coding sequence ATGCAATATCCGTTCACCGACGAGCAACTCGCCCTGGCCCAGCTCACCAAGGACTTCATGGAGAAGGAGGTGGTGCCCGCCGCGGCCGAGCTGGACCGCAAGCCCGACCCGCGGGACTGCTACCCGGCGGAGCTCATCCGCAAGGCCTCCAAGCTGGGCCTCCGCACCCTCGTGGTCCCCGAGGCCTACGGCGGCATCGGCGCCGACACCCCGACCAAGACGCTCTGCCTGTGGACCGGGGCGCAGATCGAGATCGGCACCATCAAGTGCCTCTCCCAGTGCTGGAAGGTGTCGAACGTCCTCTTCAAGATGGGCAACGAGGATCAGAAGCAGCGGTGGGGCAAGGCCTTCGTCGAGGACGACGACTTCGTCGGCGCCATCCTCATGACCGAGCCCGACTACGGCTCGGACAACCTGCTGCGCCAGCCCGATCCGAAGCTCGGCCTCAAGATGTCGGCCGTGAAGGACGGCGACTACTGGGTGCTGAACGGCGCCAAGCGCTTCAACTCCCTCTCCCCCTGGGCCAAGGTGCTCATCGTCTTCGTCCGCACCGACCCCACGAAGCCCGTCCACCAGGGCTCGAGCGTCTTCCTCGTCCCGGGCGACGCCGAGGGCCTCACCCACGGCCAGGTGCACGACAAGCTCGGCTACCGGCTCTACCCGAACGGCGAGACCTTCTTCGACAACGTGCGCGTGCACGAGCGCGACATGCTGGGCCCCCTGAACGGGGGCTACGCCACCCAGGCCGCCATCTTCCGGGGCAGCGCCGAGCTCCCCGCCTGCAACACCGGCATCTGCCGCGGGCTGTGGAGCTTTTGCCACCGGCACGCCAAGGACCGCGTCCAGGGCGGCGTGCCCATCATCGAGCACCCGACCGTCCGCCACATGCTGGCCGAGATGCTCATGAACATCGAGGTGGCCGAGCAGTTCATGTGGCGCATCTGCTGGGGCGTGGAGAACGACGAGTCCTACAACACCCGCATGACCCGCTACGGCAAGGTGTTCAGCGACCAGGTGGCCATGAAGACCATCTACCTCGCCACCGACATCCTCGCCGGCATCGGCATCATGAAGGAGTCGCCCTCCGAGAAGATGATCCGCGACCTCATCACCTTCCTGCACGGGGACGGCACCGACTCCATGACCCTCCTGCGGGCGGCCCAGACGATGGACCAGCCGCTCTAG
- the queC gene encoding 7-cyano-7-deazaguanine synthase QueC yields the protein MDYPAPSPERVKRAPEARGEGNEADLQPRGAERAAAHPPALGVGAPGRGARGPRGIRPVRGRAPEPHLPPGGGDVRGGRRLDRHLHRPPRPGRVGVAARLPGARRVRHGGGASLPPPRPVRERRPPPLPPGAHEIRREPDTPVGAPRAAVVLLSGGMDSAVALACARAEGLACHALSFDYGQRHRMELEAARRVAGALGATSHATAQIDLRAIGGSALTGDAEVPKDRGRIGEGIPVTYVPARNTVFLSFALALAEVRGAEDIFIGVNALDYSGYPDCRPEYIAAFERMARLATKAGVEGRPLSIRTPLIALPKAGIIRKGLELGVDFALTHSCYDPLAPGRPCGRCDACLLRRRGFAEAGVADPLPYPG from the coding sequence ATGGATTACCCTGCCCCGTCGCCCGAGAGGGTGAAGCGCGCGCCGGAGGCCCGGGGAGAGGGGAATGAAGCCGATCTTCAACCTCGAGGTGCTGAGCGCGCTGCCGCGCACCCTCCAGCGCTGGGAGTGGGAGCGCCTGGAAGGGGGGCTCGTGGTCCTCGGGGGATTCGTCCTGTTCGTGGGCGAGCCCCCGAGCCGCACCTTCCGCCTGGAGGTGGAGATGTACGGGGCGGGCGGCGCCTTGATCGGCACCTCCACCGCCCGCCTCGACCCGGGCGCGTCGGGGTGGCTGCCCGTCTCCCCGGTGCGCGCCGAGTTCGTCACGGAGGAGGAGCCTCCCTACCGCCTCCGCGTCCAGTTCGTGAGCGAAGGCCTCCCCCGCTCCCGCCAGGAGCTCATGAAATCCGCCGAGAGCCAGATACGCCCGTGGGTGCGCCGAGAGCTGCCGTCGTCCTCCTGAGCGGGGGCATGGACTCCGCCGTGGCCCTGGCCTGCGCCCGGGCGGAGGGCCTCGCCTGCCACGCCCTCTCCTTCGACTACGGCCAGCGCCACAGGATGGAGCTCGAGGCCGCGCGCCGGGTGGCCGGCGCCCTCGGGGCGACGAGCCACGCCACCGCCCAGATCGACCTGCGCGCCATCGGGGGGAGCGCCTTGACCGGGGACGCCGAGGTGCCCAAGGACCGAGGCCGCATCGGGGAGGGGATCCCCGTCACCTACGTCCCGGCCCGGAACACCGTCTTCCTGAGCTTCGCGCTGGCCCTGGCCGAGGTGCGGGGGGCGGAGGACATCTTCATCGGGGTGAACGCCCTCGACTACTCGGGCTACCCGGACTGCCGGCCCGAGTACATCGCGGCCTTCGAGCGCATGGCCCGGCTCGCCACCAAGGCCGGGGTGGAGGGGAGGCCGCTCTCGATCCGCACCCCCCTCATCGCCCTGCCCAAGGCCGGGATCATCCGCAAGGGGCTGGAACTGGGCGTGGACTTCGCGCTCACCCACTCCTGCTACGACCCGCTCGCCCCCGGGCGCCCCTGCGGGCGCTGCGACGCCTGCCTCCTCCGCCGGAGGGGCTTCGCCGAGGCGGGGGTGGCGGACCCGCTGCCGTATCCGGGGTGA
- a CDS encoding PPOX class F420-dependent oxidoreductase: protein MNRAEALAFLQRCKHGVLATLLPDGRPHPTPVVFGLMGEAIEISMTRDRVKTRNLRRDPRATLCAFPEGSWHPYLCAEGRAELVEDPDGQRNLTLYRHIAGKDPDDLEEYLQAMKKDKRLVCRLKPERLYPIS, encoded by the coding sequence ATGAACCGCGCCGAAGCCCTCGCCTTCCTCCAGCGATGCAAGCACGGGGTGCTGGCCACCCTACTCCCGGACGGCCGGCCCCACCCCACCCCCGTCGTCTTCGGCCTCATGGGGGAGGCCATCGAGATCTCCATGACCCGGGACCGGGTCAAGACCCGGAACCTCCGCCGCGACCCCCGCGCCACCCTGTGCGCCTTCCCCGAGGGGTCCTGGCATCCCTACCTGTGCGCCGAGGGCCGGGCGGAGCTCGTCGAGGACCCGGACGGCCAAAGGAACCTCACCCTCTACCGCCATATCGCCGGAAAGGACCCGGACGACCTGGAGGAGTACCTCCAGGCCATGAAGAAGGACAAAAGGCTCGTCTGCCGGCTCAAGCCCGAGCGGCTCTATCCGATAAGCTGA